The Streptococcus iniae genome contains the following window.
TTTTGTTCAAAAAAATATTGTTCGTGCATCAACAACCAAACGGGCGCAGGCTAGGCGAAAACAATTGGAAAAAATGGAGCGACTTGGAAAACCAAGTTCAGCGACAAAGTCCGCCCATATGACCTTCTATGCGGAGAAGCCATCAGGAAATCAAGTTCTTCAAATCCGTCAAGCTGCCATAGGTTATGAGGGCAAAGTCTTAGCAGAGCCAATTGATTTTGAACTGACAAAGCTTGATGCCATTGCAATAGTTGGACCAAATGGAATTGGAAAATCTACCTTAGTCAAGTCCATTGTCGGTCAGATTCCTTTTATTGAAGGGCAAGTTAACTATGGTGCCAATCTTGATATGGGTTACTACGACCAGAAACAATCACGCCTCACTGCAGGAAATACTGTTCTTGAAGAATTATGGCAAGACTTTTCAACCCGTCCAGAATTGGAGATACGCAATCGTTTAGGAGCTTTTCTGTTTTCGGGAGACGACGTTAAAAAGACGGTCGGAATGCTTTCTGGTGGTGAAAGAGCCCGGTTACTGTTAGCTAAATTATCACTGGAAAATAATAATTTCCTTATTTTAGATGAGCCAACCAACCATCTTGATATTGATAGCAAAGAAGTCCTTGAAAATGCACTGATTGCCTTTGATGGTAGCCTTTTATTTGTCAGCCATGACCGTTATTTTATTAACCGTGTGGCGACAAAGGTTTTGGAAATTACTGAAGAAGGCTCACAGTTATTTTTAGGTGATTATGATTATTACCTTGAGAAAAAAGCGGAGCTAGAAGAATTAGCAGCTCTTGACAATCAAGACGATCAAGTGTCAGAAGTGATAAGTCCTAATGTTTATCAACAGCAAAAAGAAAATCAAAAAGAAGTGCGTAAATTAAGCAGACGCCTAGCAGAAATTGAAAGTCTTTTAGAAACTATTGAGGAGCAAGTTGAGGCACTCACAGAACAGATGACTATGACAAATGACGCTGTGCAATTAATGGATGCCCAGGCTCAGCTTGAAGATTTGGAAAAAGAACAAGAAAACCTAATGGATGAATGGGAGTCAATTGGGCAAGCACTAGACATTTAGGACCAGTACTTTAGAATTCATAGCATTACTCCAAAATGAAAGAATGTAATAAAAATGAAGATAAGATGAAGAGAGGCTTAGCCTTTCTTTTTCTGTTATATATAACAGTTCTATTATGGTATAACAAAATAGTAAGAGCTTTCACAAAGTTCAATAGTTTGATAAGCCTTGATATAAAAGGAAAAATCTCGAGAGTCAATTTCTTGCATATATTGGCTAAAAAGATTATCATTAAAATGTAATATAATATTTTGGAGGCCAAAATGGTAACAGTTTCGAAAGAAAAACATATGGATATGTTCTTGAAAATGGAACGTATTCGTGAATTTGACTCACGTATTAACAAACTCGTTCGTCGTGGATTTGTACAAGGGATGACCCATTTCTCAGTTGGTGAAGAAGCAGCCAACGTTGGTGCAGTAGCACATTTAACTTATGATGATATCATCTTTTCAAATCACCGTGGACATGGTCAATCAATTGCAAAAGACATGGATCTTAATAAAATGATGGCTGAACTTGCTGGTAAAGCTACAGGAGTCTCAAAAGGGCGTGGTGGCTCAATGCATTTGGCTGACTTTGAAAAAGGTAATTATGGAACTAACGGTATCGTTGGTGGTGGTTATGCCCTTGCAGTTGGTGCAGCATTGACACAACAATACAATGAAACAAATAACATTGTTGTTGCCTTTTCTGGTGATGGTGCAACAAATGAAGGATCATTCCATGAGTCTGTTAATATGGCTGCAACTTGGAAACTTCCAGTGATTTTCTTTATCATCAATAACCGTTATGGTATTTCAATGAATATCAACAATGCAACAAACACTCCTCATTTATACACTCGTGCAGAAGCTTATGGCATTCCAGGTTTCTACTGTGAAGATGGCAATGATTTAATGGCTGTTTATGAAACTATGGATCAAGCAGTAGCTCATGTTCGTGGTGGCAATGGTCCAGCAATTGTCGAAGTAGAATCATACCGTTGGTTTGGTCACTCAACAGCTGACGCTGGTAAATACCGTACTAAAGAAGAAGTTGATGCTTGGAAAGAAAAAGATCCAATGATCAAATACAGAGCTTACCTTACAGCAGAAGGAATTGCAACAGATGAGGAACTTGATGCTATCCAAGCACAAGTTAAACAAGAAGTTGACGATGCTTATGAGTATGCTCAAAACAGTCCTGATCCAGAATTATCAGTAGCATACGAAGATATTTGGGTTGACTAATAATTCACTAGTTTAAAGGACTTATTTAGCCTTAAAACTAATGAAACAAATCAATTTCTATTTTGTAAAAATTAGGAGAAAAAATTAAAATGACAGAAACAAAATTAATGGCTTTGCGTGAAGCTGTGAATCTTGCCATGACTGAAGAAATGCGCAAGGATGACAAAATCTTCCTTATGGGAGAAGACGTTGGTGTTTATGGTGGTGACTTTGGAACATCTGTAGGCATGCTTGAAGAATTTGGACCAAAACGTGTTAAAGACACACCAATTTCAGAAGCTGCTATTTCAGGTGCTGCTATTGGTGCTGCTATTACAGGACTTCGTCCAATTATTGACGTAACATTCATGGACTTCTTAACAATTATGATGGATGCTATTGTTAACAATGGTGCTAAAAATAACTACATGTTTGGTGGTGGTTTAATCACACCAGTTACTTTCCGTGTTGCATCAGGTTCAGGTATTGGATCAGCTGCACAGCATTCTCAATCACTTGAAGCATGGATGACACATATTCCAGGAATCAAAGTAGTTGCTCCAGGTAATGCTAACGATGCTAAAGGACTTTTGAAATCAGCTATTCGTGATAATAATATTGTTATCTTTATGGAGCCAAAAGCACTTTACGGTAAAAAAGAAGAAGTTAACCAAGATCCAGATTTCTACATTCCACTTGGAAAAGGTGAAATTAAACGTGAAGGTTCTGACTTAACAATCGTTGCCTATGGTCGTATGCTTGAACGTGTTTTACAAGCGGCAGAAGAAGTAGCTGCTGATGGTATCAATGTTGAAGTTCTTGACCCTCGTACATTAGTTCCACTTGATAAAGAATTAATCATTGAATCTGTTAAGAAAACTGGTAAGTTAATGTTAGTTAACGACGCCTATAAAACAGGTGGATACACTGGTGAAATTGCAACAATGATTGCTGAAAGCGAAGCATTTGATTATCTTGACCACCCAATCGTACGTTTGGCAAGTGAAGATGTCCCTGTTCCTTATGCGCGCGTTCTTGAGCAAGCTATCTTACCAGATGTTGAAAAAATCAAGGCAGCTATTGTTAAAATGGCTAAAAAAGGAAACTAATATACAGATGAATAAAGTCTCACTCAATGAGGCTTTCTTCACTGTATAATCCTTATAAATGACTAAAATTATCTGCTAAATAAATGCTAATGATTTATGTGTAGTGATGATAATCGGAAAGGAAAATTATGGCTGTTGAAATTATAATGCCAAAACTCGGTGTTGATATGCAAGAAGGTGAAATCATCGAGTGGAAAAAACAAGAAGGTGATGTTGTCAACGAGGGCGATATTCTTCTTGAAATTATGTCTGATAAAACAAATATGGAAATTGAAGCTGAGGAGACGGGTGTTCTTTTAAAAATCGTTCGTCAAGCTGGTGATGCTGTCCCTGTAACGGAAGTTATTGGTTACATTGGAGCTGAAGGAGAGTCTGTAGACACGATTGCTTCAAGTGAAAAAACAACTGAAATTCCAGTTCCTAACTCAGCTGATGCAGCACCGGCTGTTGCGCCAAAAGTAGAGACTGAAGTTCCAGAAGTTGCTGTTGCTAAAACAGCTATCCCTCAAGAAGATGGTGCCAAAGTTCGTGCAACACCTGCTGCAAGACGTGTAGCTGCAGAACTTGGTATTAACTTAAGACAAGTTGCTGGAACAGGTCCATTTGGACGTGTTCACCAAGACGATGTTGAGAACTTCAAAAATGCTCAACCAAAAGCGTCACCACTTGCTCGTAAGATGGCTGAAGCTGAGGGTCTT
Protein-coding sequences here:
- a CDS encoding ABC-F family ATP-binding cassette domain-containing protein, with the protein product MIILQANKIERSFSGDVLFQNINLQIDSRDRIALVGPNGAGKSTLLKILVGEEEPNQGDINKKKDLSLSYLAQDSRFESELTIYQEMLKVFSDLREDEAKLRQMEMDMANVTGAELDKLMKDYDHLSESFRQRNGFSYESDIKAILNGFKFDESMWDMSISELSGGQNTRLALAKMLLERPELLVLDEPTNHLDIETIAWLENYLTNYQGALLIVSHDRYFLDKVATITMDLNQNALDRYVGNYSRFVDLKAEKLALEEKNFEKQQKEIAKLEDFVQKNIVRASTTKRAQARRKQLEKMERLGKPSSATKSAHMTFYAEKPSGNQVLQIRQAAIGYEGKVLAEPIDFELTKLDAIAIVGPNGIGKSTLVKSIVGQIPFIEGQVNYGANLDMGYYDQKQSRLTAGNTVLEELWQDFSTRPELEIRNRLGAFLFSGDDVKKTVGMLSGGERARLLLAKLSLENNNFLILDEPTNHLDIDSKEVLENALIAFDGSLLFVSHDRYFINRVATKVLEITEEGSQLFLGDYDYYLEKKAELEELAALDNQDDQVSEVISPNVYQQQKENQKEVRKLSRRLAEIESLLETIEEQVEALTEQMTMTNDAVQLMDAQAQLEDLEKEQENLMDEWESIGQALDI
- a CDS encoding thiamine pyrophosphate-dependent dehydrogenase E1 component subunit alpha — encoded protein: MVTVSKEKHMDMFLKMERIREFDSRINKLVRRGFVQGMTHFSVGEEAANVGAVAHLTYDDIIFSNHRGHGQSIAKDMDLNKMMAELAGKATGVSKGRGGSMHLADFEKGNYGTNGIVGGGYALAVGAALTQQYNETNNIVVAFSGDGATNEGSFHESVNMAATWKLPVIFFIINNRYGISMNINNATNTPHLYTRAEAYGIPGFYCEDGNDLMAVYETMDQAVAHVRGGNGPAIVEVESYRWFGHSTADAGKYRTKEEVDAWKEKDPMIKYRAYLTAEGIATDEELDAIQAQVKQEVDDAYEYAQNSPDPELSVAYEDIWVD
- a CDS encoding alpha-ketoacid dehydrogenase subunit beta, encoding MTETKLMALREAVNLAMTEEMRKDDKIFLMGEDVGVYGGDFGTSVGMLEEFGPKRVKDTPISEAAISGAAIGAAITGLRPIIDVTFMDFLTIMMDAIVNNGAKNNYMFGGGLITPVTFRVASGSGIGSAAQHSQSLEAWMTHIPGIKVVAPGNANDAKGLLKSAIRDNNIVIFMEPKALYGKKEEVNQDPDFYIPLGKGEIKREGSDLTIVAYGRMLERVLQAAEEVAADGINVEVLDPRTLVPLDKELIIESVKKTGKLMLVNDAYKTGGYTGEIATMIAESEAFDYLDHPIVRLASEDVPVPYARVLEQAILPDVEKIKAAIVKMAKKGN